From the Panulirus ornatus isolate Po-2019 chromosome 34, ASM3632096v1, whole genome shotgun sequence genome, the window GAGCAGCTAATGAAGGatttttccttgaaggctcaagtCTTGGTGATATATCACTAAGGTGGAAAGTTGAGCACTTGAAATAAGTACTAGATTGAGAATGAAACAAGTACAATGATGAAAACATTTTTTTGAAGTCCTTTTCGAAGCACAGTAAAAACCATTTGCAGGATGCAGGGATGACAAGTAGTACTTAGGCAGTGAAATAAGAattatttctcattttttgtATTGATTGGCTGTGTAGTGATTTTAGCAGGAGTAGGTATCAGGGTACAACAGAGGGGAGCTAGAAGACATTTAAAGAATTTGTGAGTGCAAGAGGTTGGAAAAATGAGTTAAGTCTGATGGTGTGTGCTGCAAGAGAGTGTCTAAAGAAGATCCAACTTGAGATATATGGTAAGATAGTAAGATATAGTATATTGTGGGGAAATGTATTGTGTGTCTTGTTGTTCAAGTTGTTCAGCATGATTAGAGAACTAGTGATGTAGattatatatagttttttcagCTAATGCAGAGTGACATTCTGTTTCAGGCTGCATTAAGGCTAGTTTCTGAATGCATGGCAGGAGAGTCGACAATGTCATCCTCAGATGGTTCAGTAGTTACTGCTAAAGAAACTTTCCAGATATTGATGGAAATGTCTAAACTTTTAAACACAGGTTGGTCTTTACTTTGGTAGCAGCATTGActgttttgtatttatttatttattatactttgtcactgtctcccacgttagcgaggtagcgcaaggaaacagatgaaagaattgcccaacccacccacatacacatatatatacatacacgtccacacacgcacatatatatacctatacatctcaacatatacatttatatacacacacagacacatacatatatacacgtgtacataattcatactctctgcccttaatcattcccgtcgctcaccccgccacacatgaaatgacaaccccctccacccgcatgcgcgcgaagtagctctaggaaaagacaacaaaggccacattcgttcgcactcagtctctagctgtcatgtataatgcaccgaaaccacagctccctttccacatccaggccccacaaaactttccatggtttaccccagacgcttcacatgccctggttcaatccattgatagcacgtcgaccccggtataccacattgttccagttcactctattccttgcatgcctttcaccctcctgcatgttcaggccctggtcactcaaaatctttttcactccatctttccacctccaattcggtctcccacttctccttgttccctccacctgacacatatatcctctttgtcaatctttcctcactcattctctccatgtgactaaaccatttcaaaacaccctcttctgccctctcaaccacactctttttattaccacacatctctctcaccctttcattacttacttgatcaaaccacctcacaccacatattttcctcaaacatgtcatttccagcgcatccaccctcctctgcacagctccatctctccatctatagcccacgcctcgcaaccatataacattgttggaaccactattccatcaaacatacccatttttgctttccaagataccgttctcgacttccacacatttttcaatgctcccagaactttcgccccctccccaccctatgattcacttccgcttccatggttccgtccgctgccaaatccactcccagatatctaaagcacttcacttcctccagtttttctccattcaaacttacctcccaattgacttgaccctcaaccctactgtacctaataaccttgctcttattcacatttactctcggctttcttctttcactttaccaaactcagtcaccagcttatgcaatttctcacacgaattagccaccagcgctgtatcatcagcgaacaacaactgactcacttcccaagctcacttcagTTATTAAAGAGATAGTTTGGGGAATTTGGATCAGCATGACTGATACGCCACCATTGCTAAATAGTTTTATCTTCACACAAGCTAAAAAGCGATTATGGAAAGCTCATTTTACATTATTTTGTAAATGTAGACATTGAAACAGTAGGGGTGAGACAAAACGTGAATAAATTGTGTTTACTGACATGCTGGTGTAGAAAAGTTTCCTGTACCCACTCTTAAGAACACATCGTAATGATTCCATGTTTACTCTATAAGGAAATATTAAAAGACAGAAAACCACAGGATAGGGTGATGATATTAGACAGAAAGGAAGTAGAAATCTTTGAATGATGATTTTAAAAGTTTGGCTGGCTATCTGTGTGAGTTGCAGTTCATGTGTTTATAAGATAAGAAAATGATTGTTTTTATTTTCCCAGGATAGTGGTTCAGTGAATGATTTAAAGTAATAGATCTGCTTCCTATGAAAGATATAGATCACCTTGAATGAGAGAATGAGCAAACAGGATAATATTTTGGCTTTTTGGGGAAGTGTATTCTATTTGGGGATTGATGCTctcagtgatggtagtgtgaaaGATAAAGTCAGGATAGGCCTTGCAAGGAAGAAGAAGTATGGTTGAATTGAAAACTCttgtgaatggaaaaaatttaaaCGGTTTAAGAAGTGCATAATGGTGTGCCCGTCCCACCTCGTATGGATGTAAAACCTGTTTTCCTTGGTCCAGATGTATGAAGATAAGATGAGTAGAGATGGATAACCTTGAAATtagatgagtaaagaaagatgtaataataatgatagaagaaTTACTCCAAGGTGTGGAGAAATTGTTACAAAGATGCATGGATGATAGCCTTTTAGGCCGACAGGGCCATGTTGGATATGTGGCAGATCTTAGGTTGGAGATCTGTTATAATGTGGTTAAGGATATTGCATATCTCACTTgctgagtcagctgttgttcatctTGCACATGTCTTCTTATTTCTTGCTGTGTCTGTAAAAATACAGCTACCATGAATATACATGTACCAAATCATGCAGAGTTGTCAAGCATAGGTGTATGGGTCACTGTTggcccttttacccttgagtatGATTTACACTGACCAGTATTCTTGATTTACTACTTTCAGTGCAGTTAGTTATTTATTTGATTGCCTCacagatatttttttattttcataaaccTAGGATTGGATGAAACAACTCTTGCCCTGTGTGTGCGGCTGTGTGACAATGGAGCCAACCCTGAGGCTCTTGCTAAGGTCATCACAGAACTAATGAGGGTCAAGAGGGAAGTTAATGGTCAAGGCAATAGTGCTACAGGTAATTAAGAAGATTTAAATTGTACAAGACAGTTATGAACATGATgtagaatatatgaaatataaatttgTACTTGGGAAGGGATGGCTTTTGGGAGAAAGTGAAAATTTATTTTAGGGGAAGTACTCATTTGAAGTGGAAAGGCCATTAGGAATAAAGAGACTGAAGAGGTATTAGAGGAATAGTAACTGGAAAAGTCAATGACATTTTTTGATGACCAAAAATTCAAGAATAAACAAGACAAAATTTAAGAATAAACAAGAAATAGGCATTTTGAGCTTTTAAGACACGTATGTTAATAATGAAGGAAACGGAAGAGAAGCCTTTTGTAGCTTTTGTTAGATAAGAGTTCATGTCTTCTCTCTGTAGTTTCATCACATGATTGTGCCGTTTCCAGACACTGAAATCTTTCTTTATGACACATTTGTCCACTGCTAACTCAGTTATCCAGTTTGTAAGTGTATTGCTATGGTGTATGAATTAGTCATTGATCAGTCAGAGTTTTGAAATCGAAGtgaaatttcatttttattttaatattttatataCATGTACTGTAGAGAATAACTTGTTTCAGTATTTATTGTCTTACTTTAGTTTAATTATTGAGGTGGAAATGTAGAAAGACCACTTTTCATTTCAGTTTTAGCTTTTTTAGTAAAACCATAATCCAAGTCTAAAAGACTTTTATTTTTACATTCCGAAACATTCCTCGGGGAAGAGACCACTCATGGAAGCagcagaaatgagagaaaaagaaaaggtcttTGAAACTTGGTTTTGGAGTGTAGGTTGTGGTTTCATTGTTgtacatataacagctagagaatggaagtaagtgaatgaggccttttcttcatctcttcctgatgctcccttgctaatgtggaaagcggtgaacatgtatgaaaaatatttgtCTCTGCCAAAGTATACAACTGTATTTTAGCTTTGCTACAatacttatattttcttttggcTCTGACGTAAATTGCATTGGCATCTTAAAAGTGTCTATAAAAAATTTTGAGG encodes:
- the Mzt1 gene encoding mitotic-spindle organizing protein 1, with product MIVSVGEGKAALRLVSECMAGESTMSSSDGSVVTAKETFQILMEMSKLLNTGLDETTLALCVRLCDNGANPEALAKVITELMRVKREVNGQGNSATGTSGTSR